The window CCAGTCGATCGCCTCCTTCGCCACGGCCTGGTGGCCGAGGTGGAAACCGTCGAAATTGCCGAGCGCGATGATCGCCCCGCGCAAGGACTGCGGCAGAGATTCGCGGTGGTCGAGGAACCTCACGAGGCCAGCTCCATCGGCTCGATCCCCGCCGTCAGGACGCGCAGGGCATTGCCGCCCATTGCAGCGCGAATCTCTTCTTCGGTGAAGCCTTCGTCCATCAGCGCCTGCGTTACCTGCACCAGCTGGCTGGTGTCGAACCGTGTCGTCACCGAGCCGTCGAAATCGCTGCCGAGGGCGACATGGCCGATACCGACGAGGTCGCGGATGTGGCGCATGGCCTTCGCCACCGAGCGCGGCGAGGTGTCGCACACGGCGCCCGGCCAGTAACCCACACCGATGATGCCGCCCGTCGCCGCGACGCCGCGAATCTGTTCGTCCGAAAGGTTGCGGTTGACCTCGCAGGTCGCCTGCACCCCGCCATGGCTGGAGACGACGGGGCGGCGGGCCATGGACAGGATGTCGCCGACGCAGGCCGGGCTGCAATGCGCGATGTCTACTACCATGCCGAGCTCTTCCATCCGGCGGACCACTGCGCGGCCCTTGTCGGTGAGTCCGCCCTTCTCGGTCCCGTGCATCGATCCGGCGAGGTCATTGTCGAAGAAATGGGCGAGGCCGGCCATGCGGAAGCCCGCCGCGTGGAGCGTGTCGAGATTGCCCGGATCGCCTTCGAGATTGTGCAGGCCCTCGATGGATAGCATCGCGCCCACGCTCGGGCGGCCCATGTCGCGCGACCGGATGAGGCGCTCGATGTCTTCGCGGCCATTGATCTGGAACAGCGTGTCGCGTTCTTCCTCGACCGCGCGGTCGAGCTTCGTTGCATGCCATAGCGAGCGTTCGAGCAGGCTGCCCCAGGTGCGGACCGGCTGCAGCTGGCCGATCACCAGCGGGGTGATGTTGTCAGTCTCGCCAGTGTTCGAATCGTAATTCTGGCCGCGCGGCGACTTGGTCACGCTGGAGAAGACCTGCAGGGCAATATTGCCGTCCTTCAGCCGCGGGAGGTCGACATGGCCGCGGTCTGCGCGGTCCAGCACGTTACGCTTCCACAGGAGCGTGTCCGAATGCAAATCGACGATCTGCAGCCGCGCGTGCAAGTCGCGCGCCTCCTGCGAAACCTCGATCAGCGGCTCGCCGTCGATGCGGTTGAGGTCGCGCTCGATCCAGCCCGGGCCGATGACGAAAAACGCCACCACGCCCGTGAGCGGCAGCATCCCGATAGCGATCCCGGCCTTGCGCTTCATCCGGCCGTATCTCCCACGCGGCTATAGGTGAGGAAGGAATAGGCCGGTGTATCGCCCTCCGCAGCGA of the Qipengyuania gaetbuli genome contains:
- a CDS encoding dipeptidase, with the protein product MKRKAGIAIGMLPLTGVVAFFVIGPGWIERDLNRIDGEPLIEVSQEARDLHARLQIVDLHSDTLLWKRNVLDRADRGHVDLPRLKDGNIALQVFSSVTKSPRGQNYDSNTGETDNITPLVIGQLQPVRTWGSLLERSLWHATKLDRAVEEERDTLFQINGREDIERLIRSRDMGRPSVGAMLSIEGLHNLEGDPGNLDTLHAAGFRMAGLAHFFDNDLAGSMHGTEKGGLTDKGRAVVRRMEELGMVVDIAHCSPACVGDILSMARRPVVSSHGGVQATCEVNRNLSDEQIRGVAATGGIIGVGYWPGAVCDTSPRSVAKAMRHIRDLVGIGHVALGSDFDGSVTTRFDTSQLVQVTQALMDEGFTEEEIRAAMGGNALRVLTAGIEPMELAS